The following proteins are encoded in a genomic region of Vicugna pacos chromosome 16, VicPac4, whole genome shotgun sequence:
- the KRT24 gene encoding keratin, type I cytoskeletal 24 isoform X1, which yields MSCSSRVSSRTRGSSAVRVSAAGGASFSGGSSCGLGRGSARGFRGGAGSCGLSGGSSWGYGGSFGGGVSSCSVGGGFGGASGSGAGFGWGSGLGGGSGLGGGASRGFYSYGGGLGGGIGDGGLFSGGEKQTMQNLNDRLANYLDKVRALEEANADLENKIKEWYDKFGPGSRDGGSGRDYSKYYPIIEDLRNQIITAMTENAGIVLQIDNARLAADDFRLKYENELHLRQTVEVDTNGLRKVLDDLTTTRSGLEMQIESLTEELAYLKKNHEEEMKRVQGGSGGDVTVEMNAAPGTDLTKLLNDMRAQYEELAEQNRREAEEQFNKQSASLQAQISTDAGAASSAKNEITELKRTLQALEIELQSQLAMKSSLEGTLADTEAGYMAQLSQIQIQISSLEEQICQIRGETECQNTEYEQLLDIKTRLEMEIETYRRLLDGEGGSSGFGGSDFRSLGSRNTGSRNMGSRDSSMSGDSRSGSCSVQGRDPSKSRVTKTIIEEVVDGKVVSSQVSNVSEVKIK from the exons ATGTCTTGCTCATCCCGCGTGTCCTCCAGGACCCGAGGCAGCAGCGCGGTCAGGGTGTCCGCCGCCGGGGGCGCCAGCTTCAGCGGCGGAAGCAGTTGCGGGCTGGGGCGAGGCTCTGCCCGGGGCTTCCGAGGAGGGGCCGGCAGCTGTGGCCTGAGTGGGGGCTCCAGCTGGGGCTATGGAGGCAGCTTTGGGGGGGGTGTTAGTAGCTGCTCAGTAGGGGGTGGCTTTGGAGGAGCTTCAGGCTCTGGGGCTGGCTTCGGCTGGGGTTCTGGACTCGGCGGGGGTTCTGGACTCGGCGGCGGTGCTAGCAGAGGCTTCTACAGCTACGGCGGTGGTTTGGGTGGTGGCATTGGCGATGGGGGCCTCTTCTCCGGAGGTGAAAAGCAAACCATGCAGAACCTCAATGACCGCCTGGCCAATTACCTAGACAAGGTCAGAGCCCTGGAGGAGGCCAATGCTGATCTGGAGAACAAAATCAAGGAGTGGTATGACAAATTTGGGCCTGGGTCTAGAGATGGTGGATCCGGAAGGGATTATAGCAAATACTATCCAATCATCGAAGATCTCAGGAATCAG ATCATTACTGCCATGACTGAAAATGCTGGGATCGTTCTGCAAATTGACAATGCCAGACTGGCTGCTGATGACTTCAGACTGAA GTATGAGAACGAACTACATCTCCGACAGACAGTGGAGGTAGACACCAACGGCCTGCGGAAAGTCCTGGATGACTTGACCACGACCCGTTCCGGCCTGGAGATGCAGATCGAGAGCCTCACCGAGGAGCTGGCCTACCTGAAGAAGAACCACGAGGAG GAAATGAAGCGTGTGCAAGGAGGCTCCGGAGGGGATGTGACCGTAGAAATGAATGCTGCCCCAGGAACAGACCTGACTAAGTTACTGAATGACATGAGGGCACAGTATGAGGAGCTGGCTGAGCAGAACCGCCGGGAGGCCGAGGAGCAGTTCAATAAGCAG AGTGCATCACTGCAAGCACAGATCTCTACTGATGCGGGGGCAGCCAGTTCCGCCAAGAATGAGATAACAGAACTGAAACGTACTCTGCAAGCCCTGGAAATCGAGCTGCAGTCCCAACTGGCCATG AAAAGCTCCCTGGAAGGGACCTTGGCTGACACGGAGGCTGGCTACATGGCTCAGCTGTCACAAATTCAGATACAGATCAGCAGCCTGGAGGAGCAGATCTGCCAGATCCGGGGGGAGACTGAAtgccagaacacagaatatgagcAGCTGCTGGACATCAAGACCCGCCTAGAGATGGAGATTGAGACCTACCGCCGCCTGCTTGATGGTGAAGGAGG CAGTTCTGGTTTTGGAGGATCTGATTTTAGAAGCTTAGGATCCAGAAACACAGGGTCCAGAAACATGGGATCCAGGGATTCATCCATGTCTGGCGACTCAAGATCCGGAAGCTGTTCTGTCCAAGGAAGAG ATCCAAGCAAGTCGAGAGTGACTAAGACCATCATAGAGGAGGTGGTGGACGGCAAAGTCGTCTCTTCCCAAGTCAGCAATGTTTCTGAGGTGAAAATTAAGTAA
- the KRT24 gene encoding keratin, type I cytoskeletal 24 isoform X2 has product MSCSSRVSSRTRGSSAVRVSAAGGASFSGGSSCGLGRGSARGFRGGAGSCGLSGGSSWGYGGSFGGGVSSCSVGGGFGGASGSGAGFGWGSGLGGGSGLGGGASRGFYSYGGGLGGGIGDGGLFSGGEKQTMQNLNDRLANYLDKVRALEEANADLENKIKEWYDKFGPGSRDGGSGRDYSKYYPIIEDLRNQIITAMTENAGIVLQIDNARLAADDFRLKYENELHLRQTVEVDTNGLRKVLDDLTTTRSGLEMQIESLTEELAYLKKNHEEEMKRVQGGSGGDVTVEMNAAPGTDLTKLLNDMRAQYEELAEQNRREAEEQFNKQSASLQAQISTDAGAASSAKNEITELKRTLQALEIELQSQLAMKSSLEGTLADTEAGYMAQLSQIQIQISSLEEQICQIRGETECQNTEYEQLLDIKTRLEMEIETYRRLLDGEGGSGFGGSDFRSLGSRNTGSRNMGSRDSSMSGDSRSGSCSVQGRDPSKSRVTKTIIEEVVDGKVVSSQVSNVSEVKIK; this is encoded by the exons ATGTCTTGCTCATCCCGCGTGTCCTCCAGGACCCGAGGCAGCAGCGCGGTCAGGGTGTCCGCCGCCGGGGGCGCCAGCTTCAGCGGCGGAAGCAGTTGCGGGCTGGGGCGAGGCTCTGCCCGGGGCTTCCGAGGAGGGGCCGGCAGCTGTGGCCTGAGTGGGGGCTCCAGCTGGGGCTATGGAGGCAGCTTTGGGGGGGGTGTTAGTAGCTGCTCAGTAGGGGGTGGCTTTGGAGGAGCTTCAGGCTCTGGGGCTGGCTTCGGCTGGGGTTCTGGACTCGGCGGGGGTTCTGGACTCGGCGGCGGTGCTAGCAGAGGCTTCTACAGCTACGGCGGTGGTTTGGGTGGTGGCATTGGCGATGGGGGCCTCTTCTCCGGAGGTGAAAAGCAAACCATGCAGAACCTCAATGACCGCCTGGCCAATTACCTAGACAAGGTCAGAGCCCTGGAGGAGGCCAATGCTGATCTGGAGAACAAAATCAAGGAGTGGTATGACAAATTTGGGCCTGGGTCTAGAGATGGTGGATCCGGAAGGGATTATAGCAAATACTATCCAATCATCGAAGATCTCAGGAATCAG ATCATTACTGCCATGACTGAAAATGCTGGGATCGTTCTGCAAATTGACAATGCCAGACTGGCTGCTGATGACTTCAGACTGAA GTATGAGAACGAACTACATCTCCGACAGACAGTGGAGGTAGACACCAACGGCCTGCGGAAAGTCCTGGATGACTTGACCACGACCCGTTCCGGCCTGGAGATGCAGATCGAGAGCCTCACCGAGGAGCTGGCCTACCTGAAGAAGAACCACGAGGAG GAAATGAAGCGTGTGCAAGGAGGCTCCGGAGGGGATGTGACCGTAGAAATGAATGCTGCCCCAGGAACAGACCTGACTAAGTTACTGAATGACATGAGGGCACAGTATGAGGAGCTGGCTGAGCAGAACCGCCGGGAGGCCGAGGAGCAGTTCAATAAGCAG AGTGCATCACTGCAAGCACAGATCTCTACTGATGCGGGGGCAGCCAGTTCCGCCAAGAATGAGATAACAGAACTGAAACGTACTCTGCAAGCCCTGGAAATCGAGCTGCAGTCCCAACTGGCCATG AAAAGCTCCCTGGAAGGGACCTTGGCTGACACGGAGGCTGGCTACATGGCTCAGCTGTCACAAATTCAGATACAGATCAGCAGCCTGGAGGAGCAGATCTGCCAGATCCGGGGGGAGACTGAAtgccagaacacagaatatgagcAGCTGCTGGACATCAAGACCCGCCTAGAGATGGAGATTGAGACCTACCGCCGCCTGCTTGATGGTGAAGGAGG TTCTGGTTTTGGAGGATCTGATTTTAGAAGCTTAGGATCCAGAAACACAGGGTCCAGAAACATGGGATCCAGGGATTCATCCATGTCTGGCGACTCAAGATCCGGAAGCTGTTCTGTCCAAGGAAGAG ATCCAAGCAAGTCGAGAGTGACTAAGACCATCATAGAGGAGGTGGTGGACGGCAAAGTCGTCTCTTCCCAAGTCAGCAATGTTTCTGAGGTGAAAATTAAGTAA